Part of the Desulfolutivibrio sulfoxidireducens genome is shown below.
ACCAAGCGCCTGAACCTGGAGGCCGACCTGCGCCGGGCCCTGGATCGCGGCGAGTTCCTGGTGCATTACCAGCCGCGCCTGGCCCTGCTTGGCGCGCGTACCGTGGGCATGGAGGCGCTGGTGCGCTGGAGGCGGGAACCAGGGCTCCTCGTGCCGCCCATGGAGTTTATTCCCGTGGCCGAGGAGATCGGGCTCATCGTGCCCCTGGGCCGGTTCGTCCTGGAGACCGCCTGCGCCCGCACCGCGGCCATAAACGCGGGCATGGGCCTGTCGCTCAAGGTCTCGGTCAATCTCTCGGCCCGCCAGTTCGCCGAAAAAGACCTCCCCGAAACCATCGCCGAAATCCTCGGCCGCACCGGACTCGCCCCCGCCTGCCTGGAGGTGGAGGTCACCGAGACCGTACTCATGCAAAATATCGTCACAGCCGCGACCATGCTCGGGGAACTGGCCGAAATGGGCGTGACCGCCTCCATCGACGACTTCGGAACCGGCTATTCCTCCCTGTATTACCTCAAAAAACTTCCCCTGGCGGCCATCAAGATCGACCGCTCGTTCATCCGGGACATCCCCCGCGACCCAAGCGACATCGCCATCACCACCACCATCATCTCCATGTGCCAAGGGCTGTCCCTCGCCGTGGTGGCCGAGGGCGTGGAAACCCAGGAACAGTTCAATTTCCTGCTCGGTCTGCGCTGCGACGAATGCCAGGGCTACCTCATAAGCCGCCCCCTGCCCGCGACGGAGTTCGAGCGGTTTTTGCGCCAGTCCGCTGGCGATGCCCCAGCCTGACCCCTCCCGCAATTCCGCCGGTCGTTGCCGCTTCCGCCCCGCTCGGAAATGGAGTATCTTCTTCCTCCACACCAACCCGCAAAGGATGCCCAATGATCGGAATCTCCAAACTGTACTGCGGCGGGGTCGAGGCCTCGGACGCCCTGCGCTACGGACGCCAGTCGGGAAAGCTCCCTTCCCATCTGCTCCAGTTCTCCAAGGATAAAAAACCCGTCGTGGTCTGGAACATGACCCGCCGGTGCAACCTCAAATGCGTCCATTGCTACGCCAAGGCCCTGGGCGAACACGGCAAGGACGAGATCGACACCAGCCAGGGCAAGGCCATCATCGACGACCTGGCCGCCTACGGCGCGCCGGTCATGCTTTTTTCCGGCGGCGAACCCCTGGTCAGGAAAGACCTGGTCGAACTGGCCCACCACGCCGTGTCCAAAGGCATGCGCGCCGTCATCTCCACCAACGGCACCCTCATCACCCCGGAAAAGGCCAAGGAACTCAAGGCCGTGGGCCTGTCCTACGTGGGCATCTCCCTTGACGGCGGCGAGGACATCCACGACCGCTTCCGGGGCGTGCCCGGGGCCTTCAAAAAGGCCCTGCGCGGCATCGAGAACTGTCAAAACGAGGGGCTCAAGGTGGGCCTGCGCTTCACCATCAACAAGCGCAACGCCGTGGAAATCCCGGTCCTGTTCGATATCGTCCGGGACATGGACGTCCCGCGCATCTGTTTCTATCACCTGGTCTACTCCGGACGCGGCTCGGACCTCATCAAGGAAGACCTGGACCACGCCGAAACCCGCGCCGTGGTGGACCTGATCATGGACAAGACCCGGGCCCTCTTCGACGCCGGGCTGCCCAAGGAGGTCCTCACCGTGGACAACCACGCCGACGGCCCCTACGTCTACCTGCGGCTGCTTCGCGAAGACCCGGCCCGGGCCGAGGAAGTCAACACCCTGTTGTCGTTTAACGAAGGCAACAACTCCGGCCGGGGCATCGGCTGCATCTCCTGGGACGGCGCGGTCCACGCCGACCAGTTCTGGCGCAACCACACCTTCGGCAATGTCCTTGAGCGCCCCTTTTCCCAGATATGGGACGATCCGGACATCGAGCTTCTGGCCAAGCTCAAAAACAAGAAGCGGTATGTGGGCGGCCGCTGCGCCACCTGCAAATACCTCGATATCTGCGGCGGCAACTTCCGGGCCCGGGCCGAGGCCTACTACGACGATATCTGGGCCGAGGACCCGGCCTGCTACCTGACCGCCGACGAGATTCGCCGGTGAGAGGGGCGTGTCGGGGAAAGGGCTTCGCCCTCTCCCCGAACCCCTCTTCCACCGGGGGGAATCATTCCCCCCGGACCCCCCGGACAGGGGACCGGGAACATAGGGGAATTTTTCGTTTAGGCGAAGGGGAGGGAAAGAAGGGCTTAGAACAGGGTGTGCTGGTCGTGCCGCGTGGCCCGGATGCGCGCCAACGCCGCCTCGGCCCGCCGCTGCATCCGAAAAAGCGCCGTCATGCAGGTCAGGTCGCTCTCTCCGGCAATGGCCTCCAGCGCCTCCACGGCGATGGCCAGTCTGGCCCGCAGTTCCCTGGTCCCTTCGTCGGGCTCGATTTCGTCCATGACCGGCACCTCCGCGCGGGCGATATGTCCCGCGCCCGGATACATAATCCCTCGCCGCCGCCTTGGCAAAGAGGGAAAAACGGCCGGACCCGGCCAGCGACCCGGGACGATGCCGCGAAACCTCGAAGAAACAAAGGAATTGCCCATGCACGCCTTCGATTTTTACCGGGGCAGACGTCTGCGCCGCACCGCCGTCATCCGCGATCTGGTGCGCGAGACCGTGGTCACCACAAACGATCTGATCATGCCCTATTTCGTGGTCGAGAACGCCGACGCGGCCTTTGAAAAGCCCATCGGGGCCATGCCCGGGCAGTATCAACTCGGGCTGGACGCGCTCTCGGCCCGGGTGGGCCGGGCCATGGCCAAGGGACTTCGGGCCGTGCTTCTGTTCGGCCTTCCGGCCGCCAAGGACGAGCGCGCCTCCGGGGCCTACGCCGAGGAGGGCGTGGTGCAGCGGGCCGTCTCCCGTCTCAAGCGCGACTATCCGGACCTGTGCGTCGTGACCGACGTGTGTCTGTGCGAATACACCTCGCACGGCCACTGCGGCATGCTGTCCCCGACGGGCGAGGTCTTAAACGACCCGACCCTGGATCTTCTGGCCCGTACGGCCCTGTCCCACGCCAAGGCCGGGGCGGATATCGTGGCCCCCTCGGACATGATGGACGGCCGGGTGGGGGCGATTCGCGCCGCCCTGGACGAGAACGGGTTTTCGCACATCCCGATCATGTCCTATGCCGTGAAATACGCCTCCAGCTTCTACGGTCCCTTCCGGGAGGCCGCCGAGTCGGCCCCGGCCTTCGGGGACCGCAAGGCCTACCAGATGGACCCGGCCAACGCCCGGGAGGCCATGCGCGAGGCCGCGGCCGATCTGGGCGAGGGCGCGGACATGCTCATGGTCAAGCCGGCCCTGCCGTATCTGGACATCCTGCACGCCCTGCGCCAGTCCTGCGACGCGCCCCTGGCGGCGTACCATGTCAGCGGCGAGTACAGCATGCTCAAGGCCGCGGCCCAAAACGGCTGGATAGACGAGAAGCGGGCGGTGATGGAGTCGATGACGGCCATCAAGCGGGCCGGCGCGGACCTGATCATCACCTATTTCGCCGAGGACATCCTGGACTACATCCGGGCCTAGCCTTTCCCATTAAAGTTTTCGAAGGAGGGTCCAGGGAGGAAACCTTTTTCAAAAGGTTTCCTCCCTGGCCGCCGGAGGCCTTCATGCATCCCACCCATCCGCATCCCCATTCCCATCCGCATCCGTCTTCCTCTTCTTCTTCTTCTTCCCCAAGTGTCCCCCCTTTGCGGCTGATCGCCTGGGAGGTGACCCGGGCCTGCAATCTGGCCTGCAAGCACTGTCGGGCCGAGGCCATGCCCGAGCCGTGGCCCGGGGAGTTGACCACGGCCGAGGCCAAGGCGCTTATCGACACCTTTCCGGAGACCGGATCGCCGATCATCATCTTTACCGGCGGCGAGCCGCTCATGCGGCGGGACGTGTTCGAACTGGTGCGCCATGCCGATTCAAAGGGCCTGCGGTGCGTGATGGCCCCCAACGGGACCCTGATCACCCCGGAGAACGCCCAGGAGATGAAGGCCTCGGGCATTCAGCGCTGCAGCATCTCCATCGACGCCCCGGACGCGGCTCATCATGACGCGTTTCGCGGGGTGCCGGGGGCTTTTGACCAGGCCATGCGGGGCATCGGCTATTTGAAGGACGCCGGGGTGGAGTTCCAGATCAACACTACCGTGACCCGGGGCAACCTGGGGCAGTTCAAGGACATTTTTCGGCTGGCCGAGGGGCTTGGCGCGGCGGCCTGGCACATCTTCCTTCTGGTTCCCACGGGCCGGGGGGCGCAGCTCGGGGCCCAGGTCATCACGGCCGGGGAATACGAGGAGGTGCTCAACTGGTTCTACGATTTCAGAAAGACCACCAGCATGCATTTGAAGGCCACCTGCGCCCCGCATTATTACCGGATCATGCGCCAGCGGGCCAAGGCCGAGGGGGTGGCCGTGACCCCGGACACCTTCGGCATGGACGCCATGACCCGGGGGTGTCTGGGCGGCACGGGGTTCTGTTTCATCTCGGCGGTGGGGCAGGTGCAGCCGTGCGGATATCTGGAACTGGACTGCGGCAACGTGAAGGTGACGCCCTTTCCGGAGATCTGGCGGACGTCGAAGCCGTTTCTGCGGTTCCGGGACAAGTCGCAGTACGAGGGAAAATGCGGGGTGTGCGAGTACCACCGGGTGTGCGGGGGCTGCCGGGCCCGGGCCTACACCATGTCCGGGAACTACATGGCCCCTGAGCCCTTGTGCAGCTACGAGCCGGCCAAAGCGGGAAAGGAAGGGGAGTAGGTCGGGGTAGGCCTTATGGGAATTCGGGGAGCGACGCCAGGGCCTTCGCCGCACTGGCCAGGGGCATAAAAAGCGTCCCCGGGCGTCCTAGCCGCAGGAAACCGTGATGCTCGTAGAAGGCTGCGGCGCGTTCGTTTTTGGAATCCACAATGAGCGTGAATCCGGCCACTTCCGCCCGAAGGGCGCGGCGCATGGCGTCCGCCAGCAGGATGCCGCCAAGGCCTTGCCCCTGGAATTTCGTGTCCACGGCCAGACGCCCGATGCGAATGGCTGGCAGTGTGGGATAGCGAGGCAGGCGCCTGGTGATCGCCTCCGGCAGTTCCGTCGCCAGGACGCCGGCGCTGGAGAGGGTATAGAAGCCGGCCACGGCTGCCTCGCGCAGGGCTACGAAACACGAGGCGATGCGCCGGGCCATGTCCTGGGAGACGCATTCCCGGAAATAACGGTCAAGCGCCTCTTCGCCGCATGCGAACCCGCGACGGTCGATGCGCTCGTCCAGTGCGACGACGGACAGGCTCACGCCGGTTCGACAAGGTCGCGGTGGCGCTTGAAGGCCCGGACCAGGGCCGGGGCAGGGGCCGGAGGATCGAGGAGGGCCTTTGCGATCAGAAGCTGATCGCTGGCGGATAGACGGAGAATCTCCCTCTCCTCGATGGTCTTTCTGGCGGCCTCGCTGGCGGCGGCCACGACGAAGTCCGTCAGGGTGCGGCCTTCCAACTCTGCGGCGCGCTTGAGCAGGGCATGGATTTCCCCGGGGAGACGCGCTTCGAGCCGGGCCATGCGTGGCATCGTGTTCATAGGGGACAGATACGGCAGATTGCCGTATCTGTCAACGTCCAGACGCAACCCTCTCCGCATAAGGCAAGAACGTCAGTTTTTCTCGCGTCCTTACCCCGCCACCACGTTGACCAGCTTGCCCGGGATCACCACCACCTTGCGGATGGTCTTTCCGGTAAGGTGCCGGGCCACGTTTGGCTCGGAAAGCGCCAGCCTC
Proteins encoded:
- the ahbC gene encoding 12,18-didecarboxysiroheme deacetylase translates to MIGISKLYCGGVEASDALRYGRQSGKLPSHLLQFSKDKKPVVVWNMTRRCNLKCVHCYAKALGEHGKDEIDTSQGKAIIDDLAAYGAPVMLFSGGEPLVRKDLVELAHHAVSKGMRAVISTNGTLITPEKAKELKAVGLSYVGISLDGGEDIHDRFRGVPGAFKKALRGIENCQNEGLKVGLRFTINKRNAVEIPVLFDIVRDMDVPRICFYHLVYSGRGSDLIKEDLDHAETRAVVDLIMDKTRALFDAGLPKEVLTVDNHADGPYVYLRLLREDPARAEEVNTLLSFNEGNNSGRGIGCISWDGAVHADQFWRNHTFGNVLERPFSQIWDDPDIELLAKLKNKKRYVGGRCATCKYLDICGGNFRARAEAYYDDIWAEDPACYLTADEIRR
- the hemB gene encoding porphobilinogen synthase → MHAFDFYRGRRLRRTAVIRDLVRETVVTTNDLIMPYFVVENADAAFEKPIGAMPGQYQLGLDALSARVGRAMAKGLRAVLLFGLPAAKDERASGAYAEEGVVQRAVSRLKRDYPDLCVVTDVCLCEYTSHGHCGMLSPTGEVLNDPTLDLLARTALSHAKAGADIVAPSDMMDGRVGAIRAALDENGFSHIPIMSYAVKYASSFYGPFREAAESAPAFGDRKAYQMDPANAREAMREAAADLGEGADMLMVKPALPYLDILHALRQSCDAPLAAYHVSGEYSMLKAAAQNGWIDEKRAVMESMTAIKRAGADLIITYFAEDILDYIRA
- the ahbD gene encoding heme b synthase is translated as MHPTHPHPHSHPHPSSSSSSSSPSVPPLRLIAWEVTRACNLACKHCRAEAMPEPWPGELTTAEAKALIDTFPETGSPIIIFTGGEPLMRRDVFELVRHADSKGLRCVMAPNGTLITPENAQEMKASGIQRCSISIDAPDAAHHDAFRGVPGAFDQAMRGIGYLKDAGVEFQINTTVTRGNLGQFKDIFRLAEGLGAAAWHIFLLVPTGRGAQLGAQVITAGEYEEVLNWFYDFRKTTSMHLKATCAPHYYRIMRQRAKAEGVAVTPDTFGMDAMTRGCLGGTGFCFISAVGQVQPCGYLELDCGNVKVTPFPEIWRTSKPFLRFRDKSQYEGKCGVCEYHRVCGGCRARAYTMSGNYMAPEPLCSYEPAKAGKEGE
- a CDS encoding GNAT family N-acetyltransferase yields the protein MSLSVVALDERIDRRGFACGEEALDRYFRECVSQDMARRIASCFVALREAAVAGFYTLSSAGVLATELPEAITRRLPRYPTLPAIRIGRLAVDTKFQGQGLGGILLADAMRRALRAEVAGFTLIVDSKNERAAAFYEHHGFLRLGRPGTLFMPLASAAKALASLPEFP
- a CDS encoding DUF1778 domain-containing protein, with amino-acid sequence MARLEARLPGEIHALLKRAAELEGRTLTDFVVAAASEAARKTIEEREILRLSASDQLLIAKALLDPPAPAPALVRAFKRHRDLVEPA